One window of the Salvia miltiorrhiza cultivar Shanhuang (shh) chromosome 6, IMPLAD_Smil_shh, whole genome shotgun sequence genome contains the following:
- the LOC130987592 gene encoding RNA polymerase II C-terminal domain phosphatase-like 4 yields the protein MSLAEDSPVHSSSSDDFAAILDAELDAASNSSGDSEEVAEEEESSEEDDDRSDYLELERVKRQKVELDPGIRNPQSSSSQGASSEIKVSLPEEEICPHPGFFAGMCMKCGLRVDDDSAVALKYIDKNLRLANDEMARLRDKDFKDLLCHRRKLYLVLDLDHTLLNSSRLIDIKEEESYLNSQRDALPDTLKTSLFRLDRMHMMTKLRPFVHTFLEEASKLFEMYIYTMGERPYALEMADLLDPGNKYFHSRIIAQGDCTQKYQKGLDIVLGRESAVLILDDTEAVWKENKENLILMDRYHFFASSCKNFGFSYKSHSQLKTDESETEGALATVLKVLQQVHSLFFDKERKDNLEDRDVRQVLKTVRKEVLKDCKIVFTRVIPINFTAEHHHLWRMAEQLGATCSTEIDPSVTHVVSGDAGTDKSRWAVRENKFLVNPGWIEASNFLWRKQPEEKFPVSPAKCKQ from the exons ATGAGTTTAGCAGAGGACTCACCCGTCCACTCTTCAAGCAGCGATGACTTTGCAGCAATTCTTGATGCGGAGCTGGATGCTGCTTCTAATTCTTCAGGCGATTCTGAAGAAGTTGCAGAAGAAGAGGAGAGTAGCGAGGAAGACGATGACAGAAGTGACTATTTGGAGCTTGAGAG AGTTAAAAGGCAGAAGGTGGAGTTAGACCCAGGCATAAGAAATCCACAGAGCTCCTCATCTCAAGGGGCATCGTCGGAAATTAAAG tgtcaTTGCCCGAGGAGGAAATCTGTCCACATCCTGGGTTTTTTGCTGGAATGTGCATGAAATGTGGGTTACGAGTGGATGATGATTCTGCTGTTGCACTGAAATACATTGATAAG AATCTGAGGCTTGCTAATGATGAGATGGCTCGACTACGTGACAAAGATTTCAAGGATTTGCTTTGTCATAGAAGAAAGCTATATTTGGTCCTTGATTTAGATCACACGCTACTCAATTCATCTCGGCTAATTGATATTAAAGAGGAAGAATCATATTTAAACAGCCAAAGAGATGCTCTGCCAG ATACCTTGAAGACCAGCCTGTTCAGACTGGACAGGATGCACATGATGACTAAGTTGAGGCCATTTGTACACACTTTCTTGGAAGAAGCTAGTAAATTATTTGAAATGTACATATATACCATGGGTGAACGTCCCTATGCATTGGAAATGGCGGATCTACTTGACCCTGGAAATAAATACTTCCATTCCAGAATAATCGCACAAGGTGATTGCACTCAGAAGTATCAAAAGGGTCTTGATATTGTTTTGGGGCGAGAAAGCGCTGTCCTCATCCTTGATGATACAGAAGCG GTATGGAAAGAGAACAAGGAGAATTTGATATTGATGGATAGATATCACTTTTTTGCCTCAAGTTGTAAGAATTTTGGCTTTAGCTATAAATCACATTCTCAACTAAAAACCGATGAAAGTGAGACTGAGGGGGCTCTGGCCACTGTTCTAAAGGTTCTTCAGCAAGTACACAGTTTGTTCTTTGACAAG GAACGCAAGGATAATCTAGAGGACCGAGATGTGAGACAG GTGCTAAAAACTGTTCGGAAGGAAGTTTTGAAGGATTGCAAAATAGTCTTCACGCGTGTTATCCCAATCAACTTCACAGCCGAGCACCACCACTTGTGGAGAATGGCAGAGCAACTGGGAGCTACATGTTCAACTGAAATCGATCCATCTGTCACACACGTGGTGTCTGGGGATGCTGGGACAGATAAATCGCGCTGGGCCGTGAGGGAGAACAAGTTTCTGGTCAACCCGGGGTGGATCGAGGCTTCCAACTTTTTGTGGAGAAAGCAGCCTGAAGAAAAATTCCCTGTTAGTCCTGCTAAGTGCAAACAATAG
- the LOC130987591 gene encoding reticulon-like protein B21, with protein sequence MSSKESVDLGGGSRRRGSAPKAGSVWESRMKLDQVKGGIKVFKAADENSDQNTQNSAAAASAVAVAVAVAETSAEIDICRNEKPKQSPNGLSGKRKTWKSEGSDGSPVKIAALRSELSRNLDEQINELSDGVKKTPVSIRKSSLRKLNSSSVEALARASVVDEKKIEKSDGDDERERKSRSDENCEEVGVCEEIKAAVTSSVPQINGGDESDFDGDEEIEVEKSIDVEEIAVGDHTQKRIVIEEKKSIQRNQKPVHISSISRKQPPPAVNHARFHPTPTNINTNSEYFPRTSSKLQSFVNLVMWRDVSKSAFVFGIGAFAIISSSYTNGLNISFISVLSYLGLVYLAAIFLFRSLISRGSASANQDCVIGEEEAVWVMKLLLPFMNEFLLKLRALFSGDPSTTMKLAVLLFILARCGSSITIWTTAKIGFIGVFTVPKICSAYSSQITAYGIFWIRRFGDAWASCSHKKAVGFAVFALVWNLSSLVVRIWAVFMLFVAFKRYQQSLIKEGWAQEEAINGQDSTCQGPRLGRRATIQNTGKLKKGC encoded by the exons ATGAGTAGTAAAGAATCAGTGGATTTAGGTGGCGGCAGCAGAAGAAGAGGCAGCGCCCCCAAAGCAGGCTCTGTTTGGGAGAGCAGGATGAAGCTCGATCAAGTCAAAGGCGGCATCAAAGTTTTCAAGGCCGCTGATGAAAATTCAGATCAAAACACTCAAAATagcgctgctgctgcttctgCTGTTGCTGTTGCAGTTGCGGTTGCAGAGACGAGCGCCGAGATTGATATCTGCAGAAATGAGAAGCCCAAACAGAGCCCTAACGGGTTGAGCGGGAAGAGAAAAACTTGGAAATCCGAGGGTTCCGATGGGAGTCCGGTTAAGATTGCGGCTCTGAGATCTGAATTGAGCAGGAATTTGGATGAGCAGATCAACGAATTGAGCGACGGGGTGAAGAAAACCCCCGTTTCGATCAGGAAATCGAGTTTGAGAAAGCTGAATTCCAGCTCCGTTGAGGCGTTGGCAAGAGCATCTGTTGTTGATGAGAAGAAAATCGAGAAATCTGATGGCGATGATGAGAGGGAGAGGAAGTCGAGATCTGATGAGAATTGTGAGGAAGTTGGCGTCTGTGAAGAGATCAAGGCTGCTGTTACGAGCAGTGTGCCCCAAATCAATGGTGGAGACGAATCGGATTTCGATGGAGATGAGGAAATTGAGGTTGAAAAGAGCATTGATGTTGAAGAGATTGCTGTCGGTGATCACACGCAGAAGAGAATTGTGATTGAAGAGAAGAAATCGattcagagaaatcaaaaaccAGTGCATATTTCATCGATTTCCAGAAAGCAGCCGCCTCCTGCTGTAAATCATGCCAGATTTCATCCAACCCCAACAAATATCAACACTA ATTCAGAATATTTTCCAAGAACAAGCAGCAAACTACAAAGTTTTG TAAACCTAGTAATGTGGAGAGACGTATCAAAATCAGCATTTGTTTTTGGGATTGGAGCATTTGCTATCATATCATCTTCATACACAAATGGCCTCAACATcag CTTCATCTCTGTGCTTTCCTACTTGGGACTTGTCTACCTTGCTGCAATTTTCCTTTTTAGATCCCTTATTAGCAG AGGATCAGCAAGTGCAAATCAAGATTGTGTTATTGGTGAAGAAGAAGCAGTTTGGGTGATGAAATTGCTTCTGCCATTTATGAATGAGTTTCTTCTCAAATTGAGAGCCCTTTTCTCGGGCGACCCTTCCACCACTATGAAG TTGGCAGTGCTGCTGTTCATTTTGGCAAGGTGTGGAAGCTCCATTACTATTTGGACAACGGCCAAAATAG GATTTATTGGAGTATTTACCGTGCCTAAAATCTGCTCAGCGTACTCCTCTCAGATTACTGCATACG GTATATTTTGGATAAGACGATTTGGAGATGCATGGGCGTCGTGTTCACACAAGAAAGCAGTAGGATTTGCCGTATTCGCTCTTGTTTGGAATTTATCATCCCTTGTTGTCCGAATTTGGGCGG TGTTCATGTTATTTGTGGCGTTCAAGCGCTATCAGCAGTCGTTGATCAAAGAGGGGTGGGCCCAAGAGGAAGCCATCAACGGTCAAGATTCTACTTGCCAAGGCCCAAGACTAGGTCGAAGAGCTACGATACAAAATACTGGGAAACTAAAGAAGGGGTGTTGA
- the LOC130987594 gene encoding BTB/POZ domain-containing protein At4g30940 — MGVQKDRVKFNVGGRHFETTATTLAIAGRNSLFGAMFDENWDLHPTAAADEHFIDRNPDCFAVLLDLLRTGELYIPPNIPERLLHREALFYGLSDHLRAAKWGPFDGNTLHLSRSVPGRAPGDGTGIRAGPDGGCCVAHGSMVHVYDWAMEEHPPLNLDYQRVNDAVWVDSDSIVLSACERLGRDDGGMGLFNASSGELRHKFHVTHDSQVKSFSGGALSFSCDYRLFASCRGRSNEYGVGVWDQVSGKQVDFFYEPAGWPLGEADKLQWLHGANCLLVATLFPRKDNCYISLLDFRDKERMVWAWSDAGAAVGDERRVRDAIAMEESAAVCVVNEYEDLGFMDLRRPGGPLRWSSRSRLMKGKMPDEPCYPKLALHRGQLFSSMNDTISVFCGPDWVLTSRLRNAYGGSICDFSIGGDRLFALHSEENVFDIWETSPPPIM; from the coding sequence ATGGGAGTTCAGAAAGATAGAGTGAAGTTCAACGTAGGCGGGCGCCACTTCGAAACGACGGCGACGACGCTGGCAATCGCCGGCCGGAATTCCCTCTTCGGCGCCATGTTCGACGAGAATTGGGATCTCCaccccaccgccgccgccgacgagcACTTCATCGACCGGAACCCCGATTGCTTCGCCGTCCTCCTGGACCTCCTCCGCACCGGGGAGCTCTACATCCCCCCCAACATCCCCGAACGCCTCCTCCACCGCGAGGCCCTCTTCTACGGCCTCTCCGACCACCTCCGCGCCGCCAAATGGGGCCCATTCGACGGCAACACGCTCCACCTCTCCCGGTCGGTCCCGGGGCGGGCCCCGGGCGACGGCACGGGCATCCGGGCCGGGCCGGACGGGGGTTGCTGCGTGGCCCACGGCAGCATGGTCCATGTGTATGATTGGGCGATGGAGGAGCACCCCCCTTTGAATCTCGACTACCAGAGGGTAAACGACGCCGTTTGGGTGGATTCCGACAGCATTGTGTTGAGCGCCTGTGAGAGGCTGGGTAGGGATGATGGTGGGATGGGGCTTTTCAATGCCTCTAGTGGTGAGTTGAGACATAAATTCCATGTCACACATGATAGCCAAGTGAAGAGTTTCAGTGGTGGAGCATTGAGCTTTAGCTGTGATTATAGGTTGTTTGCTAGTTGCAGAGGTAGGAGCAATGAGTATGGTGTTGGTGTGTGGGACCAGGTGAGTGGCAAGCAGGTCGACTTCTTCTACGAGCCGGCGGGCTGGCCGTTGGGCGAGGCCGACAAGCTGCAGTGGCTGCACGGCGCCAACTGCTTGCTGGTGGCAACCCTGTTTCCTAGGAAGGACAATTGCTACATCAGCTTGTTGGACTTTAGGGACAAGGAGAGGATGGTGTGGGCGTGGTCGGACGCGGGGGCGGCCGTGGGGGACGAGCGCAGGGTCAGGGACGCCATCGCCATGGAGGAGAGCGCCGCCGTGTGTGTGGTGAACGAGTACGAGGATCTAGGGTTCATGGACTTGAGGCGGCCCGGGGGCCCCCTGAGGTGGAGCTCGAGGAGCCGCCTCATGAAGGGGAAGATGCCGGACGAGCCCTGCTACCCTAAGCTCGCCCTGCACCGGGGCCAGCTCTTCTCCTCCATGAACGACACCATATCCGTCTTCTGTGGGCCCGATTGGGTGCTCACGTCGCGCCTGAGGAACGCGTATGGTGGCTCCATCTGTGACTTCTCCATTGGAGGGGATAGGCTCTTTGCACTGCATAGTGAGGAGAATGTGTTTGACATATGGGAGACTAGCCCTCCTCCAATTATGTGA
- the LOC130987593 gene encoding omega-6 fatty acid desaturase, chloroplastic: MACRLAHSGFLILGHQKRPNESNRIFAQSSTSSGSYLLKWESLPQRLSKRKQCFKSLQKREIVRAVAVNVAPSPAADSAEYRQRLCHEYGFRQIGEPLPDSVTLRDIIDTLPKKVFEIDDAKALKSVLVSVTSYALGIFMIAKAPWYLLPLAWAWTGTAITGFFVIGHDCAHKSFSRNKLVEDIVGTLAFMPLIYPYEPWRFKHDRHHAKTNMLEEDTAWLPVKPEEFESSSILRKAIIYGYGPLRPWMSIAHWLIMHFDVKRFRPNEVKRVKISLACVFAFMAIGWPLIILKTGVMGWIKFWLMPWLGYHFWMSTFTMVHHTAPHIPFKSSDEWNAAQAQLNGTVHCDYPSWIEILCHDINVHIPHHISPRIPSYNLRAAHQSLQENWGKYMNEASWNWRLMKTILTVCHVYSKERNYVPFDELAPEESQPITFLKQVMPDYA; encoded by the exons ATGGCGTGTAGACTTGCACATTCTGGCTTCCTTATCTTG GGGCACCAGAAAAGGCCAAATGAGAGCAACAGAATTTTTGCTCAGAGCTCTACTTCATCAG GTTCATATCTTCTGAAGTGGGAAAGTCTGCCTCAGAGATTAAGCAAACGAAAACAATGCTTTAAATCGCTGCAAAAGCGTGAAATTGTGAGAGCTGTGGCTGTCAATGTGGCACCTTCCCCAGCAGCAGACAGTGCAGAATATAGACAGCGGTTGTGTCATGAATACGGCTTTCGACAGATTGGAGAACCCCTTCCAGATAGCGTGACACTGAGAGATATAATCGATACACTTCCAAAGAAG GTGTTTGAGATTGATGATGCAAAAGCTTTGAAGTCTGTGTTGGTATCTGTAACATCCTATGCTTTGGGGATCTTCATGATCGCTAAGGCCCCGTGGTACCTGCTTCCTCTAGCTTGGGCTTGGACTGGAACTGCGATTACAGGG TTCTTTGTCATAGGACATGATTGTGCACACAAATCATTCTCGCGGAACAAGTTGGTGGAAGACATTGTTGGAACTCTGGCATTCATGCCTCTCATTTACCCTTACGAGCCATGGCGTTTTAAGCATGACAGGCATCATGCGAAAACAAATAT GTTGGAAGAGGATACAGCCTGGCTCCCTGTTAAGCCGGAGGAATTTGAGTCCTCTTCAATCCTCCGAAAGGCAATCATATATGGTTACGGACCTCTTAGGCCCTGGATGTCTATAGCACACTG GTTGATAATGCACTTTGACGTCAAAAGGTTCAGACCTAATGAAGTCAAGCGAGTGAAGATAAGTTTGGCTTGTGTGTTTGCTTTCATGGCAATCGGATGGCCTTTGATAATTTTGAAAACCGGGGTCATGGGATGGATCAAGTTCTGGTTGATGCCGTGGTTAGGTTATCACTTCTGG ATGAGTACTTTCACAATGGTCCATCACACGGCGCCTCATATACCCTTCAAGTCCTCGGATGAATGGAACGCTGCCCAGGCCCAGCTCAACGGCACTGTCCACTGTGATTATCCGAGCTG GATAGAAATCCTTTGCCACGATATCAACGTGCACATTCCTCATCACATTTCCCCCAGAATACCGAGCTACAACCTGCGAGCAGCTCATCAGTCTCTCCAAGAAAACTGGGGAAAG TACATGAACGAGGCTTCCTGGAACTGGCGGCTGATGAAGACGATACTGACTGTCTGCCATGTCTACAGCAAGGAGAGAAACTACGTCCCCTTTGACGAGCTTGCGCCCGAGGAATCTCAGCCCATCACATTCCTTAAACAAGTAATGCCTGATTATGCTTGA
- the LOC130987589 gene encoding CBL-interacting serine/threonine-protein kinase 6-like has protein sequence MTMPAEDKCGGVLHGKYELGRLLGHGTFAKVYHARHMQSGRSVAMKIVGKEKVIKVGMMDQVKREISVMKMMHHPNIVELHEVMASKSKIYFAMEYVRGGELFAKISRGRLKEEVARSYFQQLISAIDFCHSRSVYHRDLKPENLLLDEDGNLKVTDFGLSAFSDHLRQDGLLHTTCGTPAYVAPEVIGKKGYDGAKADIWSCGVILYVLLAGYLPFQDDNIVSMYRRIYRGDFKCPPWFSPEARKLITKMLDPNPSSRISIAKIIDSSWFKKSSQKTIRSKEEQEFAAEDEVSFGKGKEAQTLNAFHIISLSEGFDLSPLFEEKKRAEKEELRFATTTSASSVISKLEEVGKTRNFSVKKSESCVRLQGMESGRKGKLGIAADIFSVTPSFVVVEVKKSSGDTLEYNQFCSKELRPALKDIVWTTTAGNFVPTA, from the coding sequence ATGACGATGCCAGCAGAAGACAAATGCGGCGGCGTGCTCCACGGCAAGTACGAGCTCGGCCGCCTCCTCGGCCACGGCACGTTCGCGAAGGTGTACCACGCGCGGCACATGCAGTCGGGGCGGAGCGTGGCGATGAAGATCGTGGGGAAGGAGAAGGTGATCAAGGTCGGCATGATGGACCAGGTGAAGCGCGAGATCTCGGTGATGAAGATGATGCACCACCCCAACATCGTCGAGCTCCACGAGGTCATGGCCAGCAAGTCCAAGATCTACTTCGCCATGGAGTACGTCCGCGGCGGCGAGCTCTTCGCGAAGATCTCCCGTGGACGCCTCAAGGAGGAGGTGGCGCGGAGCTACTTCCAGCAGCTCATCTCCGCCATCGACTTCTGCCACAGCCGCAGCGTCTACCACCGCGACCTCAAGCCGGAGAATCTCCTACTCGACGAGGACGGCAACCTGAAGGTCACTGATTTCGGCCTGAGCGCCTTCTCCGACCACCTCCGGCAGGACGGCCTGCTCCACACCACGTGCGGCACGCCGGCGTATGTCGCGCCGGAGGTGATCGGGAAGAAAGGCTACGACGGCGCCAAGGCCGATATCTGGTCGTGCGGCGTCATTTTATACGTGTTGCTGGCCGGCTACCTGCCGTTTCAGGACGACAACATCGTCTCCATGTACCGCCGGATTTACAGAGGCGATTTCAAGTGCCCGCCGTGGTTCTCGCCGGAGGCGAGGAAGCTGATCACCAAGATGCTGGATCCTAATCCTTCCAGCAGAATAAGCATCGCGAAAATCATAGATTCGTCGTGGTTCAAAAAATCGTCGCAGAAGACGATCAGATCTAAGGAAGAGCAGGAGTTCGCGGCGGAGGATGAGGTGAGCTTCGGCAAAGGAAAGGAGGCGCAGACGCTCAACGCATTCCACATCATATCCCTATCGGAAGGATTCGATCTGTCGCCGCTCTTCGAGGAGAAGAAGAGGGCGGAGAAGGAGGAGCTGAGGTTCGCGACGACGACGTCGGCGAGCAGCGTGATCTCGAAGCTGGAGGAGGTGGGGAAGACGCGGAACTTCAGCGTGAAGAAGAGCGAGTCGTGCGTGCGGCTGCAGGGGATGGAGAGCGGGAGGAAGGGGAAGCTGGGGATCGCGGCGGATATATTCTCGGTGACGCCGTCGTTTGTGGTGGTGGAGGTGAAGAAGTCGAGCGGTGATACGTTGGAGTACAACCAGTTCTGCAGCAAGGAGCTGCGGCCGGCGCTCAAGGATATTGTTTGGACAACCACTGCTGGGAATTTCGTGCCTACTGCTTGA
- the LOC130987588 gene encoding bHLH transcription factor RHL1-like — protein sequence MRGDADSPGLNSISSSVMNQHQFLHEMLQPSNFDPTSSHEDFLQQMLSSVPLSASSFPWADDHPPPGNPDDHPPASRIRHQQISGGAAKALMLQQQLLLSRGFAAANADHNDVVDSPSPNSANPANDASITALFNAFTGSPAQNSESQQFHHLQGGGLQQSQNLGGASAASEGAAAGKPKPKVRARRGQATDPHSIAERLRRERIAERMKSLQELVPNANKTDKASMLDEIIDYVKFLQLQVKVLSMSRLGGAAAPPPPLAPDNSPEGRPTASSSANNNSKEGMGATEQQVAKLLEEDMGSAMQYLQGKGLCLMPISLATAVSTATSHSRPLCGNGPSSPSTSVMTVQSATVGGKETAAAAAVPKLE from the exons ATGAGGGGAGACGCAGATTCACCCGGGTTGAACAGCATCAGCTCATCAGTGATGAATCAGCACCAATTCCTCCATGAAATGCTGCAGCCCTCCAATTTCGATCCCACCTCATCGCACGAGGACTTTCTCCAACAAATGCTCTCCTCCGTGCCCCTCTCCGCCTCCTCCTTCCCTTGGGCGGACGACCACCCTCCGCCGGGGAATCCCGACGATCATCCGCCCGCATCGAGGATCCGGCACCAGCAGATCAGCGGCGGCGCCGCCAAGGCCTTGATGCTCCAGCAGCAGTTGTTGCTCTCCAGAGGCTTCGCCGCCGCTAATGCCGATCACAACGACGTCGTTGACTCACCGTCCCCCAATTCCGCTAATCCG GCAAACGATGCATCAATTACAGCTCTATTCAACGCCTTCACCGGATCGCCTGCTCAAAATTCCGAATCTCAGCAATTCCACCACCTTCAG GGAGGAGGTTTGCAACAGTCTCAAAATCTCGGAGGCGCGTCGGCGGCGAGCGAAGGAGCGGCGGCGGGGAAGCCGAAGCCGAAGGTGAGGGCAAGGAGAGGACAGGCAACCGATCCTCACAGCATCGCCGAAAGA TTAAGAAGAGAGAGAATTGCGGAGAGGATGAAGTCTTTGCAGGAGCTTGTACCCAATGCTAATAAG ACAGACAAGGCCTCAATGCTGGATGAGATCATTGATTATGTCAAATTCCTCCAGCTCCAAGTCAaa GTGCTTAGCATGAGCAGATTAGGGGGTGCTGCTGCTCCTCCTCCTCCTTTAGCTCCAGATAATTCACCCGAG GGGAGGCCGACGGCGTCGTCGTCGGCAAACAACAACAGTAAGGAGGGGATGGGGGCGACGGAGCAGCAGGTGGCGAAGCTGCTGGAGGAGGACATGGGCTCCGCCATGCAATACCTTCAAGGCAAGGGGCTGTGCCTCATGCCGATTTCCCTTGCGACCGCCGTCTCCACCGCCACGTCACACTCCCGGCCACTCTGCGGCAACGGGCCTTCGTCGCCGAGCACGTCGGTCATGACCGTCCAATCAGCTACCGTAGGAGGGAAGGaaactgccgctgctgctgctgttcctAAGTTGGAGTGA